The Pedobacter ginsengisoli region CAGGCTGGAAATACTTGAACCTCTGGAAATATCACCTGAAAAAGAACGGTTGGGTATCCCGGGCCTATATTCAACTTCAACATCATACCATCTGGCTACCTGCCTCATAATACTTTTAATATCAGACTTACTAAATGAGGTCAGTCCATTTTTCCATGCTACGATCTGATCAGGATCTGACAATTCTTTCATATTTAGCTCTCCGGAAGTAGATTGTAGGGCTTGTTGGCCAGGTTTAAGAATTAAACCTGCATCAGATTTATTTACACTAATATGCACTCTACCTTTAAGTAAGGTGGTTTTTATTAGAGGTTCATCATCGTAGGCCATAATATTAAAGTGAGTCCCTAAAACCTCCACCACTTGTTTACCATTCACATTAACCTTAAAAGCAGCTTTTTCATTCCTTTTCACCTCAAAGTATCCTTCACCAGTGAGTGACACTAAACGCTCATTCATTGAAAATGCAGTTGGAAATTTAAGTGACGACATAGAGTTCAGCACCACTTCACTGCCATCAGGCAGCACCACTTTATATTGCCCTCCCCGAGGTGTAGTAATTGTGTTATAAGAAACAGCTGTAGAAGGCAAAGCGCTGGCAGATTTATACTCAACCTGCCCGTCTTCAGATTTTACAACTGTCACGTTTCCAATCTTAACTACCTGACCAACCCCCGCTGCTGTAAGATCTATCTTGGTACCATTCCCTAAAGTAAGTGTTGCTTTATTGCCCCCGGGGTTTATAATTTCTTTTGTATTTTTTGAAACAAAAGCTGGTTGATCACCTTTTCCCTTTCCATTATAAAAGAAAATACCTGCCAATAGTGCGCAGATAATTACTGCTGCTGCAGAAATTTTAATTACCAGGTTACTACGATCTATTTTTCTTATTACAGCCTGATCTTTCTGTATTTCCTCTGATGATTTTTCAAAATTGACACGACTCAAAAAATCAACCCAACTCTTATTTGTATTAAACTTATTTAAGTTTACATAGGCATTAACAGAATCATCCTTAATTCGCCTAAGTTCATTTAACAGGTCCGTTTCTTCTTTACTCAACACCTTACCCAACGACTCTTCGTATTCGAGAGATTCTATTAGCTTCTCCCAATCTGGATTTTCTGATGACATCTTTTTATCGTTTGTTCAATAGTATGTCGCACGATAAACAAAAAAGGGTGACAGAAAAAACAAAAAAGTATATCTTTTCTATAAAAGACTCAAAAAAGCAACAAGTAAGAACAAATGAAGTTTATCTCGCAGGTACATGTATGCACGTCTAAGCTGAGTTTTAACCGTATTAATCGAAATATTTAGTTTATCAGCAATCTGGGCATAGCTCAATCGATCTACAGCGTGTAATAAGAACACATTTTTACGATCAGTAGGTAAGCTATCAACTACTTCAATAATTTGAGCGTACAATTTAACACGATCAGCAATACTATCCTCTTCATCATTATCTTCTACTTGCACAGAAAGTAATTCCTTTCTTTTTTCCAATACAGCTTCCCTTCTCAGATAATCAATACAGCTATATTTTATTGCTTTATAAGCATAAGCATCAAAAGAAGTTTTCAATCGTACAACTTCACGGTTATTCCATAATGTAATAAAGAAATTC contains the following coding sequences:
- a CDS encoding FecR family protein; translated protein: MSSENPDWEKLIESLEYEESLGKVLSKEETDLLNELRRIKDDSVNAYVNLNKFNTNKSWVDFLSRVNFEKSSEEIQKDQAVIRKIDRSNLVIKISAAAVIICALLAGIFFYNGKGKGDQPAFVSKNTKEIINPGGNKATLTLGNGTKIDLTAAGVGQVVKIGNVTVVKSEDGQVEYKSASALPSTAVSYNTITTPRGGQYKVVLPDGSEVVLNSMSSLKFPTAFSMNERLVSLTGEGYFEVKRNEKAAFKVNVNGKQVVEVLGTHFNIMAYDDEPLIKTTLLKGRVHISVNKSDAGLILKPGQQALQSTSGELNMKELSDPDQIVAWKNGLTSFSKSDIKSIMRQVARWYDVEVEYRPGIPNRSFSGDISRGSSISSLLKILELNDVHFVVEGKKIIVMP
- a CDS encoding RNA polymerase sigma-70 factor, producing MDTTRNIPIDLTAFEQLFRLHHKRLCLLALNLIGDSDVAEDIVQNFFITLWNNREVVRLKTSFDAYAYKAIKYSCIDYLRREAVLEKRKELLSVQVEDNDEEDSIADRVKLYAQIIEVVDSLPTDRKNVFLLHAVDRLSYAQIADKLNISINTVKTQLRRAYMYLRDKLHLFLLVAFLSLL